In the Actinomycetota bacterium genome, one interval contains:
- a CDS encoding ribbon-helix-helix protein, CopG family produces MIRTQIQLTEQQIRELRKLAAERQVSLATVVREAVDRMLEQGDVEERRRRALEAIGGFRSGHTDISEDHDRYLAEDFWDAPE; encoded by the coding sequence ATGATTCGAACGCAGATTCAGCTCACCGAGCAACAGATTCGCGAGCTGAGAAAGTTGGCCGCCGAGCGGCAGGTGTCGCTCGCGACGGTTGTCCGCGAGGCCGTCGACCGCATGCTGGAGCAAGGCGATGTGGAAGAGCGGCGGCGGCGCGCGCTGGAGGCCATCGGCGGATTTCGCTCCGGCCACACCGACATCAGCGAGGACCACGATCGGTATCTGGCCGAGGATTTCTGGGACGCACCGGAGTGA